In Syntrophobacterales bacterium, the sequence ATCTTGCTGGTAAGACATACTGAACTTGAACCTCTCTACAATAGCCTTGTTAATCAGCACCATTATCTCGGTTACCGCCAGATCGTTGGCCAGCATCTCAAGTATATGGCGTTTCTGGGGGATCGACCCGTTGCCTGTCTGGGTTGGGGCTCCGCCGCCTGGGCGGTCAAGTCACGCGAGGCCTTCATCGGCTGGGACAAGCCAACCAAGGGAAATAACCTCGCCTTTGTCGTCAATAATACTCGTTTTCTCATTTTACCCTGGGTCTCAATCAAATGCCTTGCTTCCAAACTATTGGCCA encodes:
- a CDS encoding DUF4338 domain-containing protein; translation: MERMGHLVLPPRKNNSWNERRNKNTRVLPVDESPISGELADFPPVTILLVRHTELEPLYNSLVNQHHYLGYRQIVGQHLKYMAFLGDRPVACLGWGSAAWAVKSREAFIGWDKPTKGNNLAFVVNNTRFLILPWVSIKCLASKLLA